In the genome of Magnolia sinica isolate HGM2019 chromosome 2, MsV1, whole genome shotgun sequence, one region contains:
- the LOC131237216 gene encoding probable prolyl 4-hydroxylase 3 isoform X1, translating into MAKGRHSRLLPGRRSSTSTLVLLMLLMLSLVLLMLLTLGILSLPVHTRSNSPDAVDLNAVMQISTTTTTPTERANGLGERGEQWTEVLSWEPRAFVYHNFLQSKEECEYLIELAKPHMAKSTVVDSTTGRSKDSRVRTSSGMFLRRGQDKIIRTIEKRIADFTFIPVEHGEGLQILHYEVGQKYEPHYDYFLDEFNTKNGGQRIATVLMYLSDVEDGGETVFPSAKANFSSVRWWNELSECGKKGLSVKPRMGDALLFWSMRPDASLDPTSLHGGCPVISGNKWSSTKWMHVGEYKV; encoded by the exons ATGGCGAAAGGAAGGCATTCTCGACTCCTGCCAGGCAGGCGATCTTCGACTTCAACCCTCGTTCTCCTCATGCTCCTGATGCTCTCCCTCGTTCTCCTCATGCTCCTCACCCTTGGGATCCTCTCTCTCCCCGTTCACACCCGTAGCAATTCTCCTGATGCCGTCGATCTCAATGCTGTCATGCAGATCAGTACCACCACGACCACCCCCACCGAAAG agCAAACGGATTGGGAGAAAGAGGCGAGCAATGGACGGAAGTTCTTTCGTGGGAACCGAGGGCATTCGTCTATCATAATTTCCTC CAGTCCAAAGAGGAATGTGAGTATCTAATCGAACTTGCCAAGCCTCACATGGCGAAGTCAACAGTTGTTGATAGCACAACTGGTCGGAGTAAAGACAGCAG GGTGCGCACAAGCTCAGGCATGTTTCTAAGGAGAGGACAAGATAAAATCATCAGGACTATTGAGAAAAGGATAGCAGATTTCACTTTCATACCTGTAG AGCATGGGGAGGGGCTTCAAATTCTCCACTATGAAGTTGGACAGAAATATGAACCTCACTATGACTACTTCCTCGATGAATTTAACACTAAGAATGGGGGTCAGCGCATAGCTACCGTTCTTATGTATCT TTCAGATGTTGAAGACGGCGGTGAGACTGTGTTTCCCTCAGCCAAAGCAAATTTCAGCTCTGTTCGTTGGTGGAATGAATTATCTGAATGCGGAAAGAAGGGCCTCTCTGTTAAACCAAGGATGGGGGATGCATTGCTTTTCTGGAGTATGAGGCCCGATGCCTCTCTAGATCCAACAAGTTTGCATG GTGGTTGCCCCGTAATAAGTGGGAATAAGTGGTCATCAACAAAGTGGATGCATGTCGGCGAGTACAAGGTTTAA
- the LOC131237216 gene encoding probable prolyl 4-hydroxylase 3 isoform X2: MAKGRHSRLLPGRRSSTSTLVLLMLLMLSLVLLMLLTLGILSLPVHTRSNSPDAVDLNAVMQISTTTTTPTERANGLGERGEQWTEVLSWEPRAFVYHNFLSKEECEYLIELAKPHMAKSTVVDSTTGRSKDSRVRTSSGMFLRRGQDKIIRTIEKRIADFTFIPVEHGEGLQILHYEVGQKYEPHYDYFLDEFNTKNGGQRIATVLMYLSDVEDGGETVFPSAKANFSSVRWWNELSECGKKGLSVKPRMGDALLFWSMRPDASLDPTSLHGGCPVISGNKWSSTKWMHVGEYKV, encoded by the exons ATGGCGAAAGGAAGGCATTCTCGACTCCTGCCAGGCAGGCGATCTTCGACTTCAACCCTCGTTCTCCTCATGCTCCTGATGCTCTCCCTCGTTCTCCTCATGCTCCTCACCCTTGGGATCCTCTCTCTCCCCGTTCACACCCGTAGCAATTCTCCTGATGCCGTCGATCTCAATGCTGTCATGCAGATCAGTACCACCACGACCACCCCCACCGAAAG agCAAACGGATTGGGAGAAAGAGGCGAGCAATGGACGGAAGTTCTTTCGTGGGAACCGAGGGCATTCGTCTATCATAATTTCCTC TCCAAAGAGGAATGTGAGTATCTAATCGAACTTGCCAAGCCTCACATGGCGAAGTCAACAGTTGTTGATAGCACAACTGGTCGGAGTAAAGACAGCAG GGTGCGCACAAGCTCAGGCATGTTTCTAAGGAGAGGACAAGATAAAATCATCAGGACTATTGAGAAAAGGATAGCAGATTTCACTTTCATACCTGTAG AGCATGGGGAGGGGCTTCAAATTCTCCACTATGAAGTTGGACAGAAATATGAACCTCACTATGACTACTTCCTCGATGAATTTAACACTAAGAATGGGGGTCAGCGCATAGCTACCGTTCTTATGTATCT TTCAGATGTTGAAGACGGCGGTGAGACTGTGTTTCCCTCAGCCAAAGCAAATTTCAGCTCTGTTCGTTGGTGGAATGAATTATCTGAATGCGGAAAGAAGGGCCTCTCTGTTAAACCAAGGATGGGGGATGCATTGCTTTTCTGGAGTATGAGGCCCGATGCCTCTCTAGATCCAACAAGTTTGCATG GTGGTTGCCCCGTAATAAGTGGGAATAAGTGGTCATCAACAAAGTGGATGCATGTCGGCGAGTACAAGGTTTAA